In Gadus morhua chromosome 2, gadMor3.0, whole genome shotgun sequence, a single window of DNA contains:
- the rfx1a gene encoding MHC class II regulatory factor RFX1a isoform X1 yields MATSGYVGETQPASLPQGGPGVSMSSVEVATSTTTTTQYLAEIQTSPTASTPGGTGASGEAQSPTIDGQKPAVQAPQTAVVAQTQYVTAEIQGSPTQTGHAQSTPQYIVVTVTEGSLHSSDSVSDSSPPPVVVQTGVPTQVVQQVQTAQQRSVVQATSQIAKAEPGTQLTVTSLQPVHISQEVQQQLTQVQHVYTNQVQYVEGGDTNYTTSTIFSYADAPLYTQTTASQYYEASTTQASTPGTPLTVSVTAGSAGGVSMFVAQPASVAAGAAEAVAGSVAVVSGANGGADGAGTNGGAATGSYVIQGGYMLSGSSNSSGGSAGGAGGGGGGGGGGGGGGGGGGSGGNGQSYSLAARASPATVSITEGEESNLPSADKKVQWLLDNYETAEGVSLPRSTLYCHYLLHCQEQKLEPVNAASFGKLIRSVFMGLRTRRLGTRGNSKYHYYGLRIKASSSLIRLMEDQQHLAMRQQPFSQKQRLKPVQKIEGMTNGTGSGTGQQQQPHGAGLSDISAQVQQYQQFLDASRALPEFPDIDLQGKALPEGVELEHIKSFQLLYREHCEAILDVIVNLQFTLVETLWKTFWRFSQNQPADSAALAVHDESEKRLPKSCLVVLCKYEPVLRWSRDCDNSLYQALVEILIPDVLRPIPSALTQAIRNFAKSLESWLTNAMMNIPEEMVRIKVTSASAFAQTLRRYTSLNHLAQAARAVLQNTAQINQMLSDLNRVDFANVQEQASWVCRCEDRVVQRLEQDFKLTLQQQNSLEQWAAWLDGVVSQVLKPYQHSAAFPKAAKLFLLKWSFYSSMVIRDLTLRSAASFGSFHLIRLLYDEYMYYLIEHRVAQAKGETPIAVMGEFASLGRMLNPLDPDKEEEEEEEEEESDDEGQELSLQSDGAGLGEESLEPPAKLARTDQRVLFPPDSADN; encoded by the exons ATGGCCACCTCAGGCTATGTGGGAGAGACACAGCCGGCGAGTCTACCCCAAGGGGGCCCTGGTGTTTCCATGTCGTCGGTGGAGGtggccacctccaccaccaccactactcaGTACCTGGCTGAGATCCAGACGTCCCCCACTGCCAGCACGCCAGGGGGTACAGGGGCGTCCGGCGAGGCCCAGAGCCCCACCATCGATGGGCAGAAGCCGGCAGTCCAGGCCCCCCAAACGGCGGTTGTGGCCCAGACCCAGTATGTGACCGCAGAAATCCAGGGCTCCCCCACACAGACGGGCCACGCTCAAAGCACGCCACAGTACATTGTGGTCACCGTCACTG AGGGATCCCTCCACTCCAGCGACAGCGTTTCAGACTCCAGCCCCCCTCCAGTTGTGGTCCAAACAGGCGTTCCCACACAGGTGGTCCAACAGGTGCAGACTGCTCAGCAG CGGTCCGTTGTGCAGGCTACCTCTCAGATAGCAAAGGCTGAACCGGGCACCCAGCTCACGGTCACAAGTCTACAGCCTGTCCATATCAGCCAAGAG GTGCAGCAGCAACTGACCCAGGTGCAACACGTGTACACCAACCAGGTTCAGTATGTGGAAGGAGGAGACACAAACTACACCACCAGTACTAT CTTCTCCTATGCCGACGCGCCCCTCTACACCCAGACGACGGCGTCCCAGTACTACGAGGCCAGCACCACCCAGGCCTCCACCCCTGGCACCCCCCTCACCGTGTCGGTCACGGCCGGTTCCGCGGGGGGCGTGTCCATGTTCGTGGCCCAGCCAGCCAGCGTGGCGGCGGGGGCCGCGGAGGCCGTGGCGGGGTCCGTTGCGGTGGTGTCCGGGGCCAACGGTGGGGCAGACGGGGCCGGCACCAACGGCGGCGCGGCCACTGGGAGCTACGTGATCCAGGGGGGCTACATGCTGAgcgggagcagcaacagcagtggTGGCAGCGCgggaggggctggaggtggaggtggaggtggaggtggaggtggaggaggaggaggaggaggagggtcaggTGGAAACGGGCAGAGCTACTCGCTCGCAGCCCGAGCCTCCCCGGCCACCGTGAGTATTACCGAGGGGGAGGAGAGTAACTTGCCATCGGCAGACAAGAAG GTACAGTGGTTGCTGGACAACTACGAGACAGCTGAAGGCGTTAGTCTGCCCCGCTCCACGCTCTACTGCCACTACCTGCTGCACTGCCAGGAGCAGAAGCTGGAGCCCGTCAACGCCGCCTCCTTCGGCAAGCTAATCCGCTCTGTCTTCATGGGGCTGCGCACGCGCCGCCTTGGCACACG GGGTAACTCGAAGTACCACTATTACGGCCTGAGGATCAAGGCTAGCTCCTCTCTCATTCGGCTGATGGAGGACCAACAGCACCTGGCCATGAGGCAGCAGCCTTTCTCCCAGAAGCAGAG GTTGAAACCGGTGCAGAAGATAGAGGGAATGACCAATGGCACAGGATCAGGGACggggcaacagcagcagccacaCGGGGCCGGGCTGTCTGACATCAGCGCCCAGGTTCAGCAGTACCAACAGTTCCTCG ACGCATCCAGAGCCCTGCCAGAGTTTCCGGACATCGACCTGCAAGGGAAGGCTCTGCCCGAGGGCGTAGAGCTGGAGCACATCAAGAGCTTCCAGCTGCTCTACAGAGAACACTGTGAG GCAATCCTGGATGTGATCGTCAACCTGCAGTTCACGTTGGTTGAGACACTTTGGAAGACCTTCTGGAGGTTCAGCCAGAATCAGCCTGCCGACTCTGCTGCACTGGCcgt ccaCGACGAGTCTGAGAAGCGTCTGCCCAAGTCCTGTCTGGTGGTCCTCTGTAAGTACGAGCCGGTGCTGCGGTGGAGCCGAGACTGTGACAACAGCCTGTACCAGGCGCTGGTGGAGATCCTCATCCCTGACGTCCTCAGGCCCATACCCA GTGCCTTAACACAAGCCATCCGTAACTTCGCCAAGAGTCTGGAGAGCTGGCTGACCAACGCCATGATGAACATCCCTGAAGAAATGGTCCGCATCAAG GTGACGTCCGCCAGTGCCTTTGCCCAGACGCTGCGTCGCTACACCAGCCTGAACCACCTGGCCCAGGCAGCCCGCGCTGTGCTGCAGAACACCGCTCAGATCAACCAGATGCTCTCCGACCTCAACCGCGTGGACTTTGCTAACGTACAG GAGCAGGCGTCCTGGGTGTGCCGCTGTGAGGACCGCGTGGTGCAGCGGCTGGAGCAGGACTTCAAGCTCACGCTGCAGCAGCAGAACTCCCTGGAGCAGTGGGCCGCCTGGCTGGACGGGGTGGTGTCCCAGGTGCTAAAGCCCTACCAGCACAGCGCTGCTTTCCCCAAGGCTGCCAAGCTCTTCCTGCTCAAGTGGTCCTTCTACAG CTCCATGGTGATCAGGGACCTGACCCTGCGCAGTGCGGCAAGCTTTGGTTCCTTCCATCTGATCCGGCTGCTGTACGACGAATACATGTACTACCTGATAGAGCACAGGGTAGCCCAGGCTAAAGGGGAGACCCCCATCGCGGTCATGGGAGAA TTTGCCAGTTTGGGCAGGATGTTAAATCCACTGGACCCAGACAAAG aggaggaagaggaggaggaagaggaggagagcgatgACGAAGGCCAGGAGCTTTCCCTCCAGTCAGACGGCGCCGGGCTGGGGGAGGAATCTCTTGAACCCCCGGCCAAGCTGGCCAGAACGGACCAGCGGGTTCTCTTCCCGCCCGACTCTGCGGACAACTGA
- the rfx1a gene encoding MHC class II regulatory factor RFX1a isoform X2: MATSGYVGETQPASLPQGGPGVSMSSVEVATSTTTTTQYLAEIQTSPTASTPGGTGASGEAQSPTIDGQKPAVQAPQTAVVAQTQYVTAEIQGSPTQTGHAQSTPQYIVVTVTEGSLHSSDSVSDSSPPPVVVQTGVPTQVVQQVQTAQQRSVVQATSQIAKAEPGTQLTVTSLQPVHISQEVQQQLTQVQHVYTNQVQYVEGGDTNYTTSTIFSYADAPLYTQTTASQYYEASTTQASTPGTPLTVSVTAGSAGGVSMFVAQPASVAAGAAEAVAGSVAVVSGANGGADGAGTNGGAATGSYVIQGGYMLSGSSNSSGGSAGGAGGGGGGGGGGGGGGGGGGSGGNGQSYSLAARASPATVSITEGEESNLPSADKKWLLDNYETAEGVSLPRSTLYCHYLLHCQEQKLEPVNAASFGKLIRSVFMGLRTRRLGTRGNSKYHYYGLRIKASSSLIRLMEDQQHLAMRQQPFSQKQRLKPVQKIEGMTNGTGSGTGQQQQPHGAGLSDISAQVQQYQQFLDASRALPEFPDIDLQGKALPEGVELEHIKSFQLLYREHCEAILDVIVNLQFTLVETLWKTFWRFSQNQPADSAALAVHDESEKRLPKSCLVVLCKYEPVLRWSRDCDNSLYQALVEILIPDVLRPIPSALTQAIRNFAKSLESWLTNAMMNIPEEMVRIKVTSASAFAQTLRRYTSLNHLAQAARAVLQNTAQINQMLSDLNRVDFANVQEQASWVCRCEDRVVQRLEQDFKLTLQQQNSLEQWAAWLDGVVSQVLKPYQHSAAFPKAAKLFLLKWSFYSSMVIRDLTLRSAASFGSFHLIRLLYDEYMYYLIEHRVAQAKGETPIAVMGEFASLGRMLNPLDPDKEEEEEEEEEESDDEGQELSLQSDGAGLGEESLEPPAKLARTDQRVLFPPDSADN, encoded by the exons ATGGCCACCTCAGGCTATGTGGGAGAGACACAGCCGGCGAGTCTACCCCAAGGGGGCCCTGGTGTTTCCATGTCGTCGGTGGAGGtggccacctccaccaccaccactactcaGTACCTGGCTGAGATCCAGACGTCCCCCACTGCCAGCACGCCAGGGGGTACAGGGGCGTCCGGCGAGGCCCAGAGCCCCACCATCGATGGGCAGAAGCCGGCAGTCCAGGCCCCCCAAACGGCGGTTGTGGCCCAGACCCAGTATGTGACCGCAGAAATCCAGGGCTCCCCCACACAGACGGGCCACGCTCAAAGCACGCCACAGTACATTGTGGTCACCGTCACTG AGGGATCCCTCCACTCCAGCGACAGCGTTTCAGACTCCAGCCCCCCTCCAGTTGTGGTCCAAACAGGCGTTCCCACACAGGTGGTCCAACAGGTGCAGACTGCTCAGCAG CGGTCCGTTGTGCAGGCTACCTCTCAGATAGCAAAGGCTGAACCGGGCACCCAGCTCACGGTCACAAGTCTACAGCCTGTCCATATCAGCCAAGAG GTGCAGCAGCAACTGACCCAGGTGCAACACGTGTACACCAACCAGGTTCAGTATGTGGAAGGAGGAGACACAAACTACACCACCAGTACTAT CTTCTCCTATGCCGACGCGCCCCTCTACACCCAGACGACGGCGTCCCAGTACTACGAGGCCAGCACCACCCAGGCCTCCACCCCTGGCACCCCCCTCACCGTGTCGGTCACGGCCGGTTCCGCGGGGGGCGTGTCCATGTTCGTGGCCCAGCCAGCCAGCGTGGCGGCGGGGGCCGCGGAGGCCGTGGCGGGGTCCGTTGCGGTGGTGTCCGGGGCCAACGGTGGGGCAGACGGGGCCGGCACCAACGGCGGCGCGGCCACTGGGAGCTACGTGATCCAGGGGGGCTACATGCTGAgcgggagcagcaacagcagtggTGGCAGCGCgggaggggctggaggtggaggtggaggtggaggtggaggtggaggaggaggaggaggaggagggtcaggTGGAAACGGGCAGAGCTACTCGCTCGCAGCCCGAGCCTCCCCGGCCACCGTGAGTATTACCGAGGGGGAGGAGAGTAACTTGCCATCGGCAGACAAGAAG TGGTTGCTGGACAACTACGAGACAGCTGAAGGCGTTAGTCTGCCCCGCTCCACGCTCTACTGCCACTACCTGCTGCACTGCCAGGAGCAGAAGCTGGAGCCCGTCAACGCCGCCTCCTTCGGCAAGCTAATCCGCTCTGTCTTCATGGGGCTGCGCACGCGCCGCCTTGGCACACG GGGTAACTCGAAGTACCACTATTACGGCCTGAGGATCAAGGCTAGCTCCTCTCTCATTCGGCTGATGGAGGACCAACAGCACCTGGCCATGAGGCAGCAGCCTTTCTCCCAGAAGCAGAG GTTGAAACCGGTGCAGAAGATAGAGGGAATGACCAATGGCACAGGATCAGGGACggggcaacagcagcagccacaCGGGGCCGGGCTGTCTGACATCAGCGCCCAGGTTCAGCAGTACCAACAGTTCCTCG ACGCATCCAGAGCCCTGCCAGAGTTTCCGGACATCGACCTGCAAGGGAAGGCTCTGCCCGAGGGCGTAGAGCTGGAGCACATCAAGAGCTTCCAGCTGCTCTACAGAGAACACTGTGAG GCAATCCTGGATGTGATCGTCAACCTGCAGTTCACGTTGGTTGAGACACTTTGGAAGACCTTCTGGAGGTTCAGCCAGAATCAGCCTGCCGACTCTGCTGCACTGGCcgt ccaCGACGAGTCTGAGAAGCGTCTGCCCAAGTCCTGTCTGGTGGTCCTCTGTAAGTACGAGCCGGTGCTGCGGTGGAGCCGAGACTGTGACAACAGCCTGTACCAGGCGCTGGTGGAGATCCTCATCCCTGACGTCCTCAGGCCCATACCCA GTGCCTTAACACAAGCCATCCGTAACTTCGCCAAGAGTCTGGAGAGCTGGCTGACCAACGCCATGATGAACATCCCTGAAGAAATGGTCCGCATCAAG GTGACGTCCGCCAGTGCCTTTGCCCAGACGCTGCGTCGCTACACCAGCCTGAACCACCTGGCCCAGGCAGCCCGCGCTGTGCTGCAGAACACCGCTCAGATCAACCAGATGCTCTCCGACCTCAACCGCGTGGACTTTGCTAACGTACAG GAGCAGGCGTCCTGGGTGTGCCGCTGTGAGGACCGCGTGGTGCAGCGGCTGGAGCAGGACTTCAAGCTCACGCTGCAGCAGCAGAACTCCCTGGAGCAGTGGGCCGCCTGGCTGGACGGGGTGGTGTCCCAGGTGCTAAAGCCCTACCAGCACAGCGCTGCTTTCCCCAAGGCTGCCAAGCTCTTCCTGCTCAAGTGGTCCTTCTACAG CTCCATGGTGATCAGGGACCTGACCCTGCGCAGTGCGGCAAGCTTTGGTTCCTTCCATCTGATCCGGCTGCTGTACGACGAATACATGTACTACCTGATAGAGCACAGGGTAGCCCAGGCTAAAGGGGAGACCCCCATCGCGGTCATGGGAGAA TTTGCCAGTTTGGGCAGGATGTTAAATCCACTGGACCCAGACAAAG aggaggaagaggaggaggaagaggaggagagcgatgACGAAGGCCAGGAGCTTTCCCTCCAGTCAGACGGCGCCGGGCTGGGGGAGGAATCTCTTGAACCCCCGGCCAAGCTGGCCAGAACGGACCAGCGGGTTCTCTTCCCGCCCGACTCTGCGGACAACTGA
- the rfx1a gene encoding MHC class II regulatory factor RFX1a isoform X4, producing MATSGYVGETQPASLPQGGPGVSMSSVEVATSTTTTTQYLAEIQTSPTASTPGGTGASGEAQSPTIDGQKPAVQAPQTAVVAQTQYVTAEIQGSPTQTGHAQSTPQYIVVTVTEGSLHSSDSVSDSSPPPVVVQTGVPTQVVQQVQTAQQRSVVQATSQIAKAEPGTQLTVTSLQPVHISQEVQQQLTQVQHVYTNQVQYVEGGDTNYTTSTIFSYADAPLYTQTTASQYYEASTTQASTPGTPLTVSVTAGSAGGVSMFVAQPASVAAGAAEAVAGSVAVVSGANGGADGAGTNGGAATGSYVIQGGYMLSGSSNSSGGSAGGAGGGGGGGGGGGGGGGGGGSGGNGQSYSLAARASPATVQWLLDNYETAEGVSLPRSTLYCHYLLHCQEQKLEPVNAASFGKLIRSVFMGLRTRRLGTRGNSKYHYYGLRIKASSSLIRLMEDQQHLAMRQQPFSQKQRLKPVQKIEGMTNGTGSGTGQQQQPHGAGLSDISAQVQQYQQFLDASRALPEFPDIDLQGKALPEGVELEHIKSFQLLYREHCEAILDVIVNLQFTLVETLWKTFWRFSQNQPADSAALAVHDESEKRLPKSCLVVLCKYEPVLRWSRDCDNSLYQALVEILIPDVLRPIPSALTQAIRNFAKSLESWLTNAMMNIPEEMVRIKVTSASAFAQTLRRYTSLNHLAQAARAVLQNTAQINQMLSDLNRVDFANVQEQASWVCRCEDRVVQRLEQDFKLTLQQQNSLEQWAAWLDGVVSQVLKPYQHSAAFPKAAKLFLLKWSFYSSMVIRDLTLRSAASFGSFHLIRLLYDEYMYYLIEHRVAQAKGETPIAVMGEFASLGRMLNPLDPDKEEEEEEEEEESDDEGQELSLQSDGAGLGEESLEPPAKLARTDQRVLFPPDSADN from the exons ATGGCCACCTCAGGCTATGTGGGAGAGACACAGCCGGCGAGTCTACCCCAAGGGGGCCCTGGTGTTTCCATGTCGTCGGTGGAGGtggccacctccaccaccaccactactcaGTACCTGGCTGAGATCCAGACGTCCCCCACTGCCAGCACGCCAGGGGGTACAGGGGCGTCCGGCGAGGCCCAGAGCCCCACCATCGATGGGCAGAAGCCGGCAGTCCAGGCCCCCCAAACGGCGGTTGTGGCCCAGACCCAGTATGTGACCGCAGAAATCCAGGGCTCCCCCACACAGACGGGCCACGCTCAAAGCACGCCACAGTACATTGTGGTCACCGTCACTG AGGGATCCCTCCACTCCAGCGACAGCGTTTCAGACTCCAGCCCCCCTCCAGTTGTGGTCCAAACAGGCGTTCCCACACAGGTGGTCCAACAGGTGCAGACTGCTCAGCAG CGGTCCGTTGTGCAGGCTACCTCTCAGATAGCAAAGGCTGAACCGGGCACCCAGCTCACGGTCACAAGTCTACAGCCTGTCCATATCAGCCAAGAG GTGCAGCAGCAACTGACCCAGGTGCAACACGTGTACACCAACCAGGTTCAGTATGTGGAAGGAGGAGACACAAACTACACCACCAGTACTAT CTTCTCCTATGCCGACGCGCCCCTCTACACCCAGACGACGGCGTCCCAGTACTACGAGGCCAGCACCACCCAGGCCTCCACCCCTGGCACCCCCCTCACCGTGTCGGTCACGGCCGGTTCCGCGGGGGGCGTGTCCATGTTCGTGGCCCAGCCAGCCAGCGTGGCGGCGGGGGCCGCGGAGGCCGTGGCGGGGTCCGTTGCGGTGGTGTCCGGGGCCAACGGTGGGGCAGACGGGGCCGGCACCAACGGCGGCGCGGCCACTGGGAGCTACGTGATCCAGGGGGGCTACATGCTGAgcgggagcagcaacagcagtggTGGCAGCGCgggaggggctggaggtggaggtggaggtggaggtggaggtggaggaggaggaggaggaggagggtcaggTGGAAACGGGCAGAGCTACTCGCTCGCAGCCCGAGCCTCCCCGGCCACC GTACAGTGGTTGCTGGACAACTACGAGACAGCTGAAGGCGTTAGTCTGCCCCGCTCCACGCTCTACTGCCACTACCTGCTGCACTGCCAGGAGCAGAAGCTGGAGCCCGTCAACGCCGCCTCCTTCGGCAAGCTAATCCGCTCTGTCTTCATGGGGCTGCGCACGCGCCGCCTTGGCACACG GGGTAACTCGAAGTACCACTATTACGGCCTGAGGATCAAGGCTAGCTCCTCTCTCATTCGGCTGATGGAGGACCAACAGCACCTGGCCATGAGGCAGCAGCCTTTCTCCCAGAAGCAGAG GTTGAAACCGGTGCAGAAGATAGAGGGAATGACCAATGGCACAGGATCAGGGACggggcaacagcagcagccacaCGGGGCCGGGCTGTCTGACATCAGCGCCCAGGTTCAGCAGTACCAACAGTTCCTCG ACGCATCCAGAGCCCTGCCAGAGTTTCCGGACATCGACCTGCAAGGGAAGGCTCTGCCCGAGGGCGTAGAGCTGGAGCACATCAAGAGCTTCCAGCTGCTCTACAGAGAACACTGTGAG GCAATCCTGGATGTGATCGTCAACCTGCAGTTCACGTTGGTTGAGACACTTTGGAAGACCTTCTGGAGGTTCAGCCAGAATCAGCCTGCCGACTCTGCTGCACTGGCcgt ccaCGACGAGTCTGAGAAGCGTCTGCCCAAGTCCTGTCTGGTGGTCCTCTGTAAGTACGAGCCGGTGCTGCGGTGGAGCCGAGACTGTGACAACAGCCTGTACCAGGCGCTGGTGGAGATCCTCATCCCTGACGTCCTCAGGCCCATACCCA GTGCCTTAACACAAGCCATCCGTAACTTCGCCAAGAGTCTGGAGAGCTGGCTGACCAACGCCATGATGAACATCCCTGAAGAAATGGTCCGCATCAAG GTGACGTCCGCCAGTGCCTTTGCCCAGACGCTGCGTCGCTACACCAGCCTGAACCACCTGGCCCAGGCAGCCCGCGCTGTGCTGCAGAACACCGCTCAGATCAACCAGATGCTCTCCGACCTCAACCGCGTGGACTTTGCTAACGTACAG GAGCAGGCGTCCTGGGTGTGCCGCTGTGAGGACCGCGTGGTGCAGCGGCTGGAGCAGGACTTCAAGCTCACGCTGCAGCAGCAGAACTCCCTGGAGCAGTGGGCCGCCTGGCTGGACGGGGTGGTGTCCCAGGTGCTAAAGCCCTACCAGCACAGCGCTGCTTTCCCCAAGGCTGCCAAGCTCTTCCTGCTCAAGTGGTCCTTCTACAG CTCCATGGTGATCAGGGACCTGACCCTGCGCAGTGCGGCAAGCTTTGGTTCCTTCCATCTGATCCGGCTGCTGTACGACGAATACATGTACTACCTGATAGAGCACAGGGTAGCCCAGGCTAAAGGGGAGACCCCCATCGCGGTCATGGGAGAA TTTGCCAGTTTGGGCAGGATGTTAAATCCACTGGACCCAGACAAAG aggaggaagaggaggaggaagaggaggagagcgatgACGAAGGCCAGGAGCTTTCCCTCCAGTCAGACGGCGCCGGGCTGGGGGAGGAATCTCTTGAACCCCCGGCCAAGCTGGCCAGAACGGACCAGCGGGTTCTCTTCCCGCCCGACTCTGCGGACAACTGA
- the rfx1a gene encoding MHC class II regulatory factor RFX1a isoform X3 translates to MATSGYVGETQPASLPQGGPGVSMSSVEVATSTTTTTQYLAEIQTSPTASTPGGTGASGEAQSPTIDGQKPAVQAPQTAVVAQTQYVTAEIQGSPTQTGHAQSTPQYIVVTVTEGSLHSSDSVSDSSPPPVVVQTGVPTQVVQQVQTAQQRSVVQATSQIAKAEPGTQLTVTSLQPVHISQEQQLTQVQHVYTNQVQYVEGGDTNYTTSTIFSYADAPLYTQTTASQYYEASTTQASTPGTPLTVSVTAGSAGGVSMFVAQPASVAAGAAEAVAGSVAVVSGANGGADGAGTNGGAATGSYVIQGGYMLSGSSNSSGGSAGGAGGGGGGGGGGGGGGGGGGSGGNGQSYSLAARASPATVSITEGEESNLPSADKKVQWLLDNYETAEGVSLPRSTLYCHYLLHCQEQKLEPVNAASFGKLIRSVFMGLRTRRLGTRGNSKYHYYGLRIKASSSLIRLMEDQQHLAMRQQPFSQKQRLKPVQKIEGMTNGTGSGTGQQQQPHGAGLSDISAQVQQYQQFLDASRALPEFPDIDLQGKALPEGVELEHIKSFQLLYREHCEAILDVIVNLQFTLVETLWKTFWRFSQNQPADSAALAVHDESEKRLPKSCLVVLCKYEPVLRWSRDCDNSLYQALVEILIPDVLRPIPSALTQAIRNFAKSLESWLTNAMMNIPEEMVRIKVTSASAFAQTLRRYTSLNHLAQAARAVLQNTAQINQMLSDLNRVDFANVQEQASWVCRCEDRVVQRLEQDFKLTLQQQNSLEQWAAWLDGVVSQVLKPYQHSAAFPKAAKLFLLKWSFYSSMVIRDLTLRSAASFGSFHLIRLLYDEYMYYLIEHRVAQAKGETPIAVMGEFASLGRMLNPLDPDKEEEEEEEEEESDDEGQELSLQSDGAGLGEESLEPPAKLARTDQRVLFPPDSADN, encoded by the exons ATGGCCACCTCAGGCTATGTGGGAGAGACACAGCCGGCGAGTCTACCCCAAGGGGGCCCTGGTGTTTCCATGTCGTCGGTGGAGGtggccacctccaccaccaccactactcaGTACCTGGCTGAGATCCAGACGTCCCCCACTGCCAGCACGCCAGGGGGTACAGGGGCGTCCGGCGAGGCCCAGAGCCCCACCATCGATGGGCAGAAGCCGGCAGTCCAGGCCCCCCAAACGGCGGTTGTGGCCCAGACCCAGTATGTGACCGCAGAAATCCAGGGCTCCCCCACACAGACGGGCCACGCTCAAAGCACGCCACAGTACATTGTGGTCACCGTCACTG AGGGATCCCTCCACTCCAGCGACAGCGTTTCAGACTCCAGCCCCCCTCCAGTTGTGGTCCAAACAGGCGTTCCCACACAGGTGGTCCAACAGGTGCAGACTGCTCAGCAG CGGTCCGTTGTGCAGGCTACCTCTCAGATAGCAAAGGCTGAACCGGGCACCCAGCTCACGGTCACAAGTCTACAGCCTGTCCATATCAGCCAAGAG CAGCAACTGACCCAGGTGCAACACGTGTACACCAACCAGGTTCAGTATGTGGAAGGAGGAGACACAAACTACACCACCAGTACTAT CTTCTCCTATGCCGACGCGCCCCTCTACACCCAGACGACGGCGTCCCAGTACTACGAGGCCAGCACCACCCAGGCCTCCACCCCTGGCACCCCCCTCACCGTGTCGGTCACGGCCGGTTCCGCGGGGGGCGTGTCCATGTTCGTGGCCCAGCCAGCCAGCGTGGCGGCGGGGGCCGCGGAGGCCGTGGCGGGGTCCGTTGCGGTGGTGTCCGGGGCCAACGGTGGGGCAGACGGGGCCGGCACCAACGGCGGCGCGGCCACTGGGAGCTACGTGATCCAGGGGGGCTACATGCTGAgcgggagcagcaacagcagtggTGGCAGCGCgggaggggctggaggtggaggtggaggtggaggtggaggtggaggaggaggaggaggaggagggtcaggTGGAAACGGGCAGAGCTACTCGCTCGCAGCCCGAGCCTCCCCGGCCACCGTGAGTATTACCGAGGGGGAGGAGAGTAACTTGCCATCGGCAGACAAGAAG GTACAGTGGTTGCTGGACAACTACGAGACAGCTGAAGGCGTTAGTCTGCCCCGCTCCACGCTCTACTGCCACTACCTGCTGCACTGCCAGGAGCAGAAGCTGGAGCCCGTCAACGCCGCCTCCTTCGGCAAGCTAATCCGCTCTGTCTTCATGGGGCTGCGCACGCGCCGCCTTGGCACACG GGGTAACTCGAAGTACCACTATTACGGCCTGAGGATCAAGGCTAGCTCCTCTCTCATTCGGCTGATGGAGGACCAACAGCACCTGGCCATGAGGCAGCAGCCTTTCTCCCAGAAGCAGAG GTTGAAACCGGTGCAGAAGATAGAGGGAATGACCAATGGCACAGGATCAGGGACggggcaacagcagcagccacaCGGGGCCGGGCTGTCTGACATCAGCGCCCAGGTTCAGCAGTACCAACAGTTCCTCG ACGCATCCAGAGCCCTGCCAGAGTTTCCGGACATCGACCTGCAAGGGAAGGCTCTGCCCGAGGGCGTAGAGCTGGAGCACATCAAGAGCTTCCAGCTGCTCTACAGAGAACACTGTGAG GCAATCCTGGATGTGATCGTCAACCTGCAGTTCACGTTGGTTGAGACACTTTGGAAGACCTTCTGGAGGTTCAGCCAGAATCAGCCTGCCGACTCTGCTGCACTGGCcgt ccaCGACGAGTCTGAGAAGCGTCTGCCCAAGTCCTGTCTGGTGGTCCTCTGTAAGTACGAGCCGGTGCTGCGGTGGAGCCGAGACTGTGACAACAGCCTGTACCAGGCGCTGGTGGAGATCCTCATCCCTGACGTCCTCAGGCCCATACCCA GTGCCTTAACACAAGCCATCCGTAACTTCGCCAAGAGTCTGGAGAGCTGGCTGACCAACGCCATGATGAACATCCCTGAAGAAATGGTCCGCATCAAG GTGACGTCCGCCAGTGCCTTTGCCCAGACGCTGCGTCGCTACACCAGCCTGAACCACCTGGCCCAGGCAGCCCGCGCTGTGCTGCAGAACACCGCTCAGATCAACCAGATGCTCTCCGACCTCAACCGCGTGGACTTTGCTAACGTACAG GAGCAGGCGTCCTGGGTGTGCCGCTGTGAGGACCGCGTGGTGCAGCGGCTGGAGCAGGACTTCAAGCTCACGCTGCAGCAGCAGAACTCCCTGGAGCAGTGGGCCGCCTGGCTGGACGGGGTGGTGTCCCAGGTGCTAAAGCCCTACCAGCACAGCGCTGCTTTCCCCAAGGCTGCCAAGCTCTTCCTGCTCAAGTGGTCCTTCTACAG CTCCATGGTGATCAGGGACCTGACCCTGCGCAGTGCGGCAAGCTTTGGTTCCTTCCATCTGATCCGGCTGCTGTACGACGAATACATGTACTACCTGATAGAGCACAGGGTAGCCCAGGCTAAAGGGGAGACCCCCATCGCGGTCATGGGAGAA TTTGCCAGTTTGGGCAGGATGTTAAATCCACTGGACCCAGACAAAG aggaggaagaggaggaggaagaggaggagagcgatgACGAAGGCCAGGAGCTTTCCCTCCAGTCAGACGGCGCCGGGCTGGGGGAGGAATCTCTTGAACCCCCGGCCAAGCTGGCCAGAACGGACCAGCGGGTTCTCTTCCCGCCCGACTCTGCGGACAACTGA